Proteins found in one Polyodon spathula isolate WHYD16114869_AA chromosome 10, ASM1765450v1, whole genome shotgun sequence genomic segment:
- the LOC121322028 gene encoding cyclin-J-like: MELEGQWWKGQLAADIYQALRYKELKMPSYKGQSPQLNLRRYFADLIAIVSNRFRLCPPARHLAVYLLDLFMDRYDISVQQLHVVALSCLLLASKFEDKEDRVPKLEQLNSLGCMTNMNLVLTKQSLLHMELLLLETFQWNLYLPTAAHFIDYYLSIAVHETDLHEGWPMACSEKTRLYMAKYADYFLEVSLQDHVFLNYSPSLVSAACIASSRVILRLSPTWPTRLHRLSAYSWDLLIPCVERLLLAHDNDVKEANKQKCQQPSPQSGQTVYQTHTQLNALPQIQPHVSPFLRQQQLPYPQQNCQPILSTGHMPSYTIRSHPSSLQASIHPHGHVQAVAGMTLQNSLDVKVSAPYNRGFQVNGHYTCAAPCFDR, translated from the exons ATGGAGCTGGAGGGGCAATGGTGGAAAGGACAGCTGGCTGCAGACATATACCAAGCTCTTCGTTACAAA GAGCTGAAAATGCCGTCCTACAAAGGCCAGTCACCTCAGCTGAACCTGAGACGCTATTTCGCAGACCTAATTGCCATTGTTAGCAATCGCTTCAGGCTCTGTCCACCAGCCAGGCACCTTGCTGTCTACCTACTGGACCTATTCATGGACCGATATGACATCTCAGTCCAACAGCTTCACGTGGTGGCCCTTTCCTGTCTGCTGTTAGCAA GTAAATTTGAAGACAAAGAGGATCGCGTGCCAAAACTTGAACAACTCAATAGCCTGGGATGCATGACCAACATGAATTTGGTGTTGACCAAACAAAGCCTGTTACACATGGAGCTGTTGCTGCTGGAGACATTTCAATGGAACCTGTATCTGCCAACTGCTGCCCACTTTATTGACTACTACTTATCGATTGCTGTTCACGAGACTGATCTCCACGAAGGCTGGCCCATGGCTTGTTCGGAGAAAACAAGATTATACATGGCAAAATATGCTGATTATTTCCTGGAAGTGTCATTGCAAG ATCATGTGTTCTTAAACTATTCTCCTTCGCTAGTCTCTGCTGCGTGTATAGCTTCCTCTAGAGTTATACTTCGGCTTTCACCTACGTGGCCAACTCGACTGCATCGCCTTTCAGCTTACTCTTGGGATCTTCTTATACCGTGTGTGGAGCGTCTGTTACT TGCACATGATAATGACGTCAAAGAAGCGAACAAGCAAAAATGCCAACAGCCAAGTCCCCAGTCTGGTCAGACTGTGTACCAGACACACACCCAGCTGAATGCACTGCCTCAGATACAGCCGCATGTCTCACCGTTCCTGCGCCAGCAGCAGCTTCCATATCCACAGCAGAACTGCCAACCAATCCTTTCAACTGGACATATGCCATCATACACAATACGGTCCCATCCTTCGAGTTTACAAGCCAGCATTCATCCTCATGGGCATGTACAAGCAGTAGCTGGCATGACGCTCCAAAACTCGCTGGATGTGAAGGTCAGTGCCCCCTACAACAGGGGCTTCCAAGTAAATGGACACTACACCTGTGCAGCACCTTGCTTTGACAGGTGA